Below is a genomic region from Daphnia pulicaria isolate SC F1-1A chromosome 10, SC_F0-13Bv2, whole genome shotgun sequence.
CACAGCAGCAATGTGCATGCTAGCTGGCGCTAGCCAACAATCAATGTTATTGTTgccctgcaaaaaaaaaaagaatttgaaagtaACCATATCTTGCCAGTTGCCACGAAAAGTAGAGTTTATAGATAAATCTTTTCATTCTCGTCACGTGTCAGACCTTCTGACATCATCTTTGAATCAAATTACTGCGTGAAGTCTCGAAGAAAGACCTACAAACATGGTTTTTTCACCCaaggtttttaaaatcaaactttttatttcaatttgtttgtctTACAATCATTATTTTTATAGGTTGAACTGCATGTTCATTTGGATGGTGCCTTAAAACATGAAACAGCTTGGGAActactaaagaaaaagaacttgcCGCTGCCTGGAAATGGTACTTACGAAGAATTTCTTGAGTCTGTAATAGTTAAAGAACCAGACAGCTTGATGACTTTTCTTCGGGGATTTGGCATCTTTCTCCCAGCAGTCATGtgagttttatttattaaatttttaggtATGAATAgcatttattattactatatTGTCACATTTAATTTGAAGAGGGGATTTGGAAGCCATTGAAAGAATGAGCTATGAATTTTGTGAATGCTCAGCTGAACAAGGGGTTATTTATGTAGAAGCAAGATACTGTCCCTTCCTGCTTATGCCAGATAGCTTCAACCAAGCCAATTTTTTAAGTCACAGCACTGGAAGTGAAGATTCTATTAACAGCAAACTAATTTCAGCACAAGAAGTAGTTGAAGCAACAATTAAAGGTTTTCAAAGAGGTGAAAAAGATTTTGGAATCATTGCCAGAACAATTTTGTGCTGCATTAGAGGTAAACCTGAATGGTCCCAAGATATTCTTGATCTTTGCATCCATTTCAAAGATCAAGGGGTAGTAGGAATTGATATAGCTGGTGACGAAGCAGGTGAAACtccaattgcaggagaggaaTCAGGTAAGCTCATTCGTCATAGTGGGATTACATATGCCTGTTTGTACTAACCGTACTCGATTTAAACAAATAGAGCTTCGAATGCTCGACAAAGAAGATATTGTTGTATTTGAAAAAGCAGCTGAGCTTGGCATACACCGAACGGTTCACGCTGGTGAAGCTGGTCCAGCACAAATGGTGTGGAAGGTAATATCTGCTCAGTAATTTGACTGTGCGCTCTCATTTCAGTTTTAGATATAGGCATTGACTGTCATGAAAGCGGAAAGGATTGGCCACGGTTATCGAGTTTTGGAAGACGAGTCGATATATCGCCACTGCTTGGATAATGACGTTCATTTCGAGTGCTGCCCAACGTCCAGTCTTCTGACAGGTAGTGTCTCGATGAATGGCGGAAAACCGCATCCTATAACGCGTTTTGCACAAGACGGAGCCTCCTTTTCCATAAACACTGATGATCCCACAGTAACAAACACCAATTTAAGCGACGAATACGTACTGTGTGCACAGTGGGGATTAACTCTTGCACAATTGCAAAAATCGGTAAGCCACGGACGCAATTTGGAAGATAAACAATAATGACGCCTACATTTTCTGTTTACAGAATATCAACGCAATGAAAAATTCGTTTGCTGAGCCAGACGTAAAAAAAGCAGTTTTGGAGAAACTCTACAATGCATATGGTATAAATTAACtcatttaaacatttaaagaaaaaaggctacAATTCAAACTGAAACCAAATGTTATTCAGTGCAACAATACAAATTTTGGGTCAATTCACTCAATTGTAATTACTTCTAATAGGATGCATTTGCTACAAATTTACTTTTGTCCAGTTGACTTCACAGTTACTTAGCTCATCAAAACTAATTTTGTCTAACGTTTCGATATTTTCTCTTATGTATTCGACTAACGCTTCCAGGTGACGTGGATCAAAATCTTTTTGAAGAAGTAAGGTGCGCCAAATTGCACCGGCCAGTACTGTATCAGAACTCATGAGACCTTCGTCGTATGAAAATAAGCTTGCTTGAAACTCATCAGCTAGAGTTTGAATCTGTTTTCTTCTCAAGCTCGAAGCCGTatcctatttttaaaaaaaatgtaaaggcATATTCTATGTGAgcacatttttaatttcttactCCAagccttttacttttggcCTCAACATCTTCCCACATAGCTTCAACTACAGCATTACGAAGAagtcttcctttttctccttcattCATAAGTCTTGCCATCAGCATCCAAACATGGAGACCTCTCACTATGAACCAAGAGTGGAAAGTATCATCCATTTTCAAttctagaaattaaaaaaattcatcaaaatTTCATTCATCTCAAGTATTAAAGTAAGATTCTATGCATTTGTAATAGGACTtacttttaaagaaaatgtcatAATCCACTTGATCCAAGGACTGATACAACTTGTATCCAACTGTGCGCAACATCTTTACAATGAAAGTATACAATatgtaaattaaattatgaattgattgatgcaTTGATAAACTTACAGGTTTTGATAATCTGCTTAGCCCAATTGCATTTCTAAATCGTTGAAAAATGCCTTGATCTGATTGTGTAGCATACTGGCGACAAGTCAAATTTAAAGGTAAATGCTTCACTCCAGTCACTACTCTGTTACATAAGGAGGAATGTGCACCTCGAAGAACCGTAGCAAAAAGTCGTGTTGTAACACAGTGCTGACTGGTGAATTGAACTCTTCGAAATAACTGGACAGGATACACGCGTTGCATTTTATCAATCTTATTCCGATATTGAAAAGGTATAGTTTCAGGTTTTCGGGATGCAAATATTGGTACTAATTGCAATTaacttggatttttttttttttgatgtttgatgggGCTCCGAGGAGGACATCTGGTGATTAACTTGGATGGTTAGTATTGACTGAATTCTATTTTCAAAACGATATTTTTCATAACTAGCAGACGACTTTTCTGATGAGAAGCCTCTTCGTCAGCGGCTTGTAccgactttaaaaaatcgactTTTAGTCGACTTGAGTCGACTTTTTAGGTCGACCCGAATAATCGATTACGAGTCGAAAACGTCGACTTTGTAGTCGACTTTTCTCGCAAAAGTCGAGTTTACAACTTTTCATatgtcaattcaaattttttataattggcTTCAAAACACCTTCAATTCTTCATAAATATAGAAAACAGGTAATATTATTTTAGCTtagtaaatgtttttttgcttttgtgtGTCTCAGCATCgactattattttaattttgacacTTCAAGCCTTGTGTGtcaaatggaattatttttagaaaatgctATTTATTCCTCATCTTAAGTCTGCTTTGTTAGATTTTCTTGCGATATTACTTAATTCTCGTGTTTTTACCTAGATTCGCTGCTAGTTCTATTGAGAACAGTGTACACTGCTAGGAATATTGGCCTATGATATATCTAGAGTAGTCGAGCATCCACCTGAAGCATTTTGGAACCTCTATCTAGCCAATTTAGGTATATCACTCTTAATTGGTAAATTTTTCCCCATCTCTTAATTCACACATTACTTTTAGGGCAACACTCTGCACTGGATATACACCACTGCTCGAGCATTTCAATGTGATAAGGTGATAAGTGACACTTACACTGTCAACTGTGAAACATCCTTTAATTTCTCCCATTCGTGTTTCGTCAGTTTGGGTAAtgatattgaaatattttatgccTAACCTAGCTAGGGAACTCatcgtttttttaaacacaGGAGACCATTGCATTCCGACAGACTTTGGATTCTACAGGTGTGTCTGGAGGATTACTTCATTTATGTTATATTTTAGCTTTTCAATACATCATGTACCAAAATTCGAGTGTACCATGTACCAATTTCCTCAAGTATGACTGCCTTTGACAACTTGACTATGAATTAACTTCCATGAAAATACAAGAAGAATCCAAGAatgaattttatttcgtttttctaaatGAGCCAACATGATTTTGTAATATTTACAACCGTTGTTGTATCAATAAATCGCATGTTGCATGAatgtaaacaaagaaaaattcaaaagtcgATTATTTTAGAAAGTCGACTTAAAGTCGCGACTTTTTTCCCAAAGTCGACTTGTAATCGATTATTTTTCAGAACA
It encodes:
- the LOC124313857 gene encoding adenosine deaminase-like encodes the protein MVFSPKVELHVHLDGALKHETAWELLKKKNLPLPGNGTYEEFLESVIVKEPDSLMTFLRGFGIFLPAVIGDLEAIERMSYEFCECSAEQGVIYVEARYCPFLLMPDSFNQANFLSHSTGSEDSINSKLISAQEVVEATIKGFQRGEKDFGIIARTILCCIRGKPEWSQDILDLCIHFKDQGVVGIDIAGDEAGETPIAGEESELRMLDKEDIVVFEKAAELGIHRTVHAGEAGPAQMVWKALTVMKAERIGHGYRVLEDESIYRHCLDNDVHFECCPTSSLLTGSVSMNGGKPHPITRFAQDGASFSINTDDPTVTNTNLSDEYVLCAQWGLTLAQLQKSNINAMKNSFAEPDVKKAVLEKLYNAYGDVDQNLFEEVRCAKLHRPVLYQNS